The nucleotide window ATTCCTTTATTTCTTTGCTGACAATCCAGTCTAgactttatagaaattaaatgtaaaaaaatcagAGCATTCAGGATTGACTATAGTGATTTGTGAGGAGGTTCACCGTTGTGTTGTATTTCAACTCTTCTGCAAGTTAGAGCGGGATTAGAATTTCCCGAACTTTTGCGTGTTTTGAATTTATTTGCATTCTCtctatgttctttttttttcctttctcctcGCGGCTATGGGAAGTAGGAATGAAGTTTGAACTGCTCTCACATGGACTATGGATGAGATTGATTTTACTTGTTTGCATTGCTGCAGAAATCCTATGAAACCAAACAATACAAAAAGGGCCTCAAAGCAGCCAATaccattttgaaaaaatttcctGACCATGGAGGTATAACTTTTTAGTACTTGTTTGGCCatgccttttctttcttgtcgggatattttattttctcttaaatgagtaacataaaaaatgatatttttttttttacttacagcagttgtttttctctttccatttttaattatttttgtttctttgtgttttttcttcttcttatttatgtGTCTGTTCCCCCTTCTGGTTGATAGAAACTTTATCAATGAAGGGTTTGACATTAAATTGCATGGATCATggtgtagctccatgtagagcttgtaggccttggatcttcttcatcaatggagccCTTTACTTCTTTAAGATCATGGCagtggaatgaagaaggaagaaagatgattagagacgccacttcaaggagaagatgagtcaagaagaagctcaccaccataggaagccatggataagagcttgaaggtaggaaaagatgagtagagggagaaggagagaaggagtaCGAATTTTTGTGCCTCTAAAGAGGTAtagactttgaagtttaattctcaaatgatcaaagttgaaaaatgcacacacattgcctctatttatagcctaggtgtcaatcaaaattggagggaaatttgaatttctattcaaatttcacttgaatttgaaattgaatttatggacccaaattttggagccaaaatttcactaattactattagtgaattttagctatggttcagcccactaattcaagatcaagtccaagattctccactaagtgtgcttaggtgtcatgaggcatgtaaagcatgaagtacatgcacaaagtgtgacaatatgatgtgacaatggggtgtagcaagaaaatgctcacctccccctctaaaatttaattggattgggcttctcccaattcaattaaatttatttccaaccacacacatcaaatattcacttaatgcgtgtgaaattacaaaactacctttaatacaaaaactagtctaggcaccctaaaataaaagggctgaaaaatcctacatttctcgggtaccttacctatattatggagccctaaatacaagtccaaaaaataatgaaaccttaatcaaatatgtacaaagataagcgggctcatacttagcccatgggcccaaaatctaccctaaggctcacgagaaccctagggccttctcttgcatctctgacccaatcttcttggagtcttctatccaatgtcgTTGCggtgtaggattgcatcattccctcccccttgaaaaagatttgacctcaaatcccgaggttcttgaaactctgggcttttttcttcaacacctgtaaaaagaaaaaaaaacattagtattagtggtgtttggtatgttgaagtaagatAAGATCTGAAAACTAATttcttgggcatcttcccatgaaggaacatggttcctcaccaactcaaagagtggtgctacaagtatagaaaaatatgggacaaaccttttgtaaaagtttgttaagtcatggaagccctaaATGTTTcatatacttggtggagtaggtcactcaggaatgacctttattctcttagggttcaaggaaaccccttgatcactttttaaaaaattaagaaaagtaatgcaataaaacatacctttttctatattttcatgctgattattcctaccaaaaagtatgacaaacctaaggtgtcccatatgagtacctaattttgtattgaaactaaaaataagaacaaacctatctaatgagtccctatgtacacaaatcatgaagatgttgggtgcacgagtgattttacaaaagagggttgcaccactcaaaacattcatcataccacctattttagggatttagtgcctaataatacctattttgggcaccaacaaagcacaaggatttaagctcttgcaaaccaaaccctcatccaacaactcctttacttgaggaataaactcaagcctaagagatgtggcaatgctaacaagtgtctttttacaaaggagaaaatgtggaggttgtctaagagtggaaatttatttaaattttttctttattttaaaatgcctttccttcttagctaatctcttggaggagacacttacctccttacactcctccttaaccattaaagatTGTCCCttttcttgggggtagatctcttcactagattcttccccttttgcttcttctctTTCACTAGagaaaggtgaagtagtagcctcatcttggctactataaatgtcttggcccctcataatcatggttttcttggtggggcattaaGAAGTAATgcgtcctcttccaagacatttaaagcacttcatggagctagtcttctcttgcatactagccttaaggggttgcttttctattgtcttccccttatcatctttgggcttagaaggtgtcacccctaagatgccttgaccttggtctttctttggataagagtgagagccataagattttgaagtagacttccttttaagttgttgctctacccttatttccaaatataagttagcctctacattgtccttcccatggaagtatgagaggttaatgttagcctcttgaggctttctttccttttctctcccatgggagtgaggtctaagatgtgacctatgccttccttcatgatagtcacgaagttcttcacgtaggctcttgcaagagtttatgactactataggaggcatgtttttcttttcttaactcttttagtattttccttctttcttcttcccttatttgttccctctcatcttgatttatttttaccctctcttttcctttttcttttctttctagtttttctttccataacttgagggaacttaactcatctaagattctagatagagggtccttatgtgGAAGAAAAGCTACCATGATGATTCACCAAGATGTTTTAATGATGCCAAAGCTCAAAGAGTTGtttcaagattaaagaatcaagcattcaagattccactcaaagattcaagaatcaaatgaagaaatcaagaagcatcaAGCCAAGTCAAAGTAGGTAGTAAgaagtatttttcaaaaaacatcaaataacaCACTCTTTGTTTGAAAAAGGATTTtctgaagaaaggaaaattctgcaaaaacaaaaactgtGCTATCCgtctatttttctcttcttctttccttctccctcttgccaaaagaatttaaagaactaaccgtttgagaattcttttgattccctaaacaaagaattcaaagaactaaccgtctgagaattctttgcccacacactgaattcaaagaactaaccgtctgaaaaTTCTTGGCCCACacactgaattcaaagaactaaccgtctgagaattctgtgtaagaagcgggtagcttcttggttgtaatagtgaacacatgggagggtacatcctttgtggttcgcttcaagtagagggtacatttacttggttgttcaaagagaacaagggagggtacatcctttgtggctcttagcatgtaaaggattttacaaggttattggaaatctcaagaactgtgggttgcttggggactggatgtaggcacgggtcgttgccgaaccagtataaaacttgtgtttgctttcttcttccctacgctctttacttttccgctgtgcattttttatttcagttttattttgtctaagttattgtttctgttctttactttctcataacctAGTAGTAAAgcataattgaatctagtatcattaagaaggataaattttaattagtcaagacacattcataattaattcaacccccccttcttaattattctgaggccacttgttccaacaccttatgactagtaccctcaccattaacactagatgaatgatgactcatgttggttcctaagttctgcttctttcttgttgggggtttgtaaaaaaggtaaaagctaaggttccaaaagaactcaagataagcgtgataagaaagaagaaagcactatgaaataacaagataaactaggtgtggctagtaaagaaaataaattatgaaagtaaacaagaaattaaagtgaaagaaatgtaaactaggtggatcctaatgtggaagcaaagctttccaagtttattttggtgatgccaaagactctagtaaagaatcaagaatcaagcaagtttcaagaataaaagagtcgttcaatcaagaatcaagtttcaagatatgcaagaacttaaagaaaaatatcaagataagtataaaaaaaaattttctaaagaaaagattgaatagcacaatttgtccaaaagaatttttcaaagaaaaatattttatcagagtttttactctctggtaatcgattaccagaagcccaaacagtttaataactattttacaaagtagtaatcgattaccatgggtgtaacatcccatttttttcataaataaatttaaaaagttttttagtaaaaataataaaaataaataaatagagtaaataataggtcgtaaatgtccctagctataaataacaacatgctaggtttttcagactgactcctcagcctcctctgcctctcattttcgtttttccccttcacctctcaaaaccctttctttttcccgcaccCCACAAaatctgtctcagaaaaacaatgatctcagactcattcaccgttggatcgtcatgaaatttgaGTACCACGTTCACAACCAAATTTCGAGCATTCTGACCGTTTGGAATTGCAAAATTATGTTTGCaattagaggaaaacccttcgcattgtagctttttattttcccgcagaaacccaaaattgtctcggtaaaactacgatcccagttttgttaaccgttggattttcatgaaatttagatatgttgttcgaaatgaAATTTCTCACactctcaccgttgggatttccgagataatatttgtggtgggagaaaaaggaatctcatgaagacagtacaagcggaggcttcaatctcttctctgtCTCTCTGATGTTcgagaattctatcggagcagtcggagaaaaaacttgaggaatctcaggaaaccgCTATAGATGCCGTTATCGttgtcggaagacacgtgagtccgctcagaggtaagggatgagttattcacagttggggattagtgagaacatgtgtagggatccttagagatataaATTAGAATGAGTTTTTGGGTGTTTtcacaattttcattttatccttataattattacagtgaattatatatgtttgatgaatcagttgatgtcccaatgagaaattgctatgaaattgatgtgtttttgtgttgagtgtgaaccccttagaaaaattaagctctttttattaacgtaaattatattttaaataatattattcaatgacttatttaatataaattattatcttgttctaatttttctacgacgatgatcaacatgttatgtgtatataattattgtaatactagaataataaat belongs to Glycine soja cultivar W05 chromosome 5, ASM419377v2, whole genome shotgun sequence and includes:
- the LOC114411501 gene encoding N-terminal acetyltransferase A complex auxiliary subunit NAA15-like encodes the protein MGAFLPPKEANLFKLIVKSYETKQYKKGLKAANTILKKFPDHGETLSMKGLTLNCMDHGVAPCRACRPWIFFINGALYFFKIMAVE